ACAAAAACCAGTGATAATAGTTCTTCCTGCTGTTAAGCAGAGGCAGAAGAGAGATGATGCTGGACAAACTTGTTAACCTCCTAGTCGCTTAGGTTATTGCCTCATAGAATTCGCCAAAAATTTTCGCGGGGGAACTTTACGGGAAGGGAGTTTgacaattttgtaaaataacgGAAGATCACTTCCTGAGTTGAATAACTGATGTATAGTATCTTAAAGCCAGAAGATCGCTACACGTTCCTTTAAGCATTAGACAGGTTCCGCGCTATTCGGATTTCCCTAAGCCACCAAACCATTGTGGTGTTCATCTTTCTGCAAGCGTGACTTCAAGGAAAACCGGACTGGCTGCTCCTTATTTGTGCATTTTATGCGCAATCATTAAACTTGAAATGCGCGAAAAGATGTAAATGTGTCGCTATTTTAACCaaggatttgtttgtttgaaagttttaattattctaatCGCTAACCACGGTGAGCTGAATTAGCTTATCGGGTGTCCTGGGACGGTGTAGCTATAGACGGTTTAATCTGTTATCAGTTTTACCAGGAGACTGACTGCTTAGACTGAGATAGAACCTTGAGCGTTTCGTCTTTCCTTGTGCTTGTGTATGATTACGATAAAACACTACGCCTTCCTTTCAGCCATACGGAAACCAAAACGAGACACTGGTCTGGGTCTTGCTGGCGCAGTAAAGAGTCACCGTGAAGTTGTGGTAAGGTACGCCGATGATAAACGCCTTCACCTTCACGTCCGAGAGTCAGGGAGAGTTAGAGGGCAAAGTTTAAGCCGCGTGGAGACTAGAGGCGGTGTAGGTGAACACTTTACCTATTCCTTACCAGCCCCGGGAGATGATTGATTTATGCCGTAAAGcgataaacaatttaaaagtcCCAAGGTTTGCCGATGGCAGTAAGGTGTGGTTGACTCATCTGTCATGCGGGTtattgttgtattttattaGGCAGTTGATGGAGCTAGCTGATGATGCGGTACAATTTCTTTATGGACAGCTTAAACAGTTGATGGCGATGGTAATATTCTAACTTTATgctcttttcctttcttttctcgtACAGTGGATGACTCGTCAGGCAAATACACGAAAGGATTCTTCTGGGGCAACAACTACTGGACGGGCTCGATGGATCAGTGCTCGTACATTCATCAGAATGATTCCGCTTCCGACCCAGCGCCGAAGAAGAAGGGCCGCAACACGGACATCACCTATATCAACGGGAACTTCCTTGGATCGTCCGAAATGGAACATCAAAATCCACCCTTCATGCCCGGCTTTTACATGGCAAAAATACTGATCAACGGTACCGAATCATTCAATGCGgtatgttgtgtttgtttgggggAAAATTGGAGAGATCACGTGAAGAACTATGACTTGACTCTTACTTTTGTTTGTAGATTCGTACAGTTGTTGTGGGACTTTGCTTGCCGAGTGCTTGTAGTATTGCTGATGTAGAAACGCTACTGAAGCTAGACATCAGTCGACGACATGTTGAGCAGGAGCTGGTTAGCGTACGATCGCCAACACTGAACAATTTTTCACTCTGGGATGATTTTACCTTCCGGATCTTATTGTACGTTAGCCACTAGCCGTCTTCATCGTCATAAGATCAATTTAATATGTCTTCTCGAAATTCCCTTCCAGCATCTTCTCGGTGATCGTAGTCATCCTGCTAATCAGCGGTACCGGTTACGATCTTGTCCTGCGCCGCCGTTACAAAGCCAAGATGCGCATCAAGAGCTACTGCAAGGAGCTGACCGGGGACATGACGAATGGGTTGGGCTGCACCACGTACGATCTGACGCGCCGCGAGCCGGAAGAGAACGGCAAAGGTAACTGCACCGTTATCCGGGTACCGACCAGCGTTAACAATAACAACTCCGATGAGAACCTTGCCGTGGAGCTGACCGCAACGGAGGAAACCAAGTTGAGTAAGTTCCGCCCGGTCGGATCCTGTCCTTGGATCTTGGTCTCCGTCTCGTGTATCAGTGTTGCACAAGTCCAGTCCAGCATCTGCGAATGCTGGTTAGCCAGGCATTGAGCATAGTTTGCTTGGACAGTGCTGCAGTAACTAACAGCTGTTAACCGCCGTGCTGTCTGTACTTTAGTCGTTGTGTTAATATGTGTCTAATCTTAATGATCGGTTTGGTAGTACATCGGTATAGGACTTAAGCTCTTtcccatgaaaaaaaaaacttcccataAACCTGCTCCATTCCTCCACGCTAACCAGCATGACGGGATGCGATCGAACGGTGTACTGAGTTccagtgtttttgtttcttgcttttaGGTTTGTGGGCTGAGCTGCTACTGTCCTTCTCGGTGGTGACCAACTTTAAGGCGATTTGTGACAAAAATGTCGGTAACGATACGATCCCTTCGATCCACGGACTGCGTGCCATTTCTATGGCGTGGGTTATTCTCGGTATGCAAATAGATCAAGAGTTGTTGGACAAGGCATTTCATGATGTACTTCTTGCTTTTCTAGGCCACACTATGATCGTCGTGTTCAAATACTCCGACAATATGGAGCTCCGGAAGGTGGTGGAGAAGGAGTTCCTGTTCCAGATCGTCCTGAACGGCGCCTACAGTGTCGACACGTTCTTCTTCATCAGTGgatttttggtttcatttatCTATTTCCGTACAAATGCAAAGGGAAAGCTAGAGAAGCTCACCAAGGGTGTGAATGAATTTACGGCAGGAACGTTCCACTTCTTCGGTCTCGTTGGCTATCGATTTGTGAGGTAATGAGTGACTTGAGAAGAGTCCTACTAGAATAATCTCTCCAAGAAGATAATCAAATGTATTAATTCTAAATTCTAGACTAACTGCCCCGTACCTGTACGTACTCGGAGTCGTGGAAGTGGTGATGCGTTATCTGGAGCAAAACTCCGTGTTTGAACCACCGACTCAGGATCATATCAACTGTCCAAAGTACTGGTGGCGTAATATCCTCTACATTAACACACTCTTCCCGGTGGAGCAGATGGTGAGTCCTTTTAATTTTCGCTCCAACAAAACTTCTTCATTTAACACCTTTCATCGATTGTTTTAGTGTATGCTCTGGAGTTGGTATCTGGCCGATGACACACAGTTCTACATTATCGGTGCGCTGATCCTTATCATTGCCGTCCGTCACTTCAAGTTTGCCGCTACCATGATGTCGGTGTTTATGGTGTCTGCCTGGGCCACTACGGCCTACATTGCGTTCTCCAACAATCACATGCCCGATGCGGACGATCCGTTCGCGCTGTTTGACAAGATCTACGACAAACCCTGGACGCGCCTGGGACCGTATCTCGTGGGCATGAGCGTTGGGTGGATTCTGTTCAAGACGAActgcaaaatcaaaatgtcGTTGGTAGGTTTGAGGTTGGAGTGGTGTCAACGAAAGAGAAATTGTTCGTTTAACTTCCGATTGTATCTTACAGCTCACAGTTATCTCCGGATGGGTGACCTCCACTATGATGATGTTGTATCTTCTATTCGGTCTGTACAATACAACGCTCACACAAACAGCTGCCGCAGCGTACAGTTCGCTTAGCCACACCGGTTGGGCTATCGGATGTGGATGGGTCATCGTAGCCTGCTCGTCCGGGTATGGTGGATGGGTCAACAAACTGCTGTCCACCCCGATCCTGTATCCGTTCTCGCGTGTCACATACTGCGCCTATCTGGTACATCCAATCATTAACCGAATATTCGCCCTAGAGTCTGACTCGCCCATCCACATGACTCCTAATGCGCTGGTAAGATTTGACCATAACATCTTGACATCCTGCGATTTTACATTGCCTCGGTTCTATTCCCTTCCAGACAACCGTCTACCTGGGACAGGTGGTGTCATCCTACGTGCTTGCATTTATCATCTCGCTCTCATTCGAAGCGCCCGTCGTAACGATGCTTAAAATACTCTCCCCGAACCGGAAGAAACGTATCTAAATTGTGCGGTAtcgtgcaaacaaaaaacaaaacaaaaccaaactccCTGGAAGCCCTCCACCGTTGGCACGCGTCCTAAAACTAATGCTTTGGTTTGTCCGGTTTGAAGCCGCAATCGTCCGCAATACAGGAAAAACCCGACCAAAACGCTTGACGGTGTACTTTTCCCGCTTATACTGTGTGAGCATtttgtgagagtgtgtgtgtgtgtttgagttatGAGTTCCAACCATACTGCCGATGGCTTCCAAAACTGCGGTGTATGTGATGCTAAGTGCTCGACTGTTTTTTGGTTAGAGattcagagagagagagggagagtgagAAACAGTACGTTTACCTATACATTACTAGCAAAGGgtgatttatgttttatgcgtGCCCGTGGGCTGGCACGTTTCATAGTAGGACTAGGAAGGATAAGTTTAATATAGAATAACGTACAGACAAGACGAGGAAggacaacaaccacaacaaaaaactgtgcTCAGTAATCGTTTTGTAACAGTAACTTAGACTGATCGTGATCGATAGCGATGTGTATAATGTAAATATATTTTGGGTgtgaaaaacatatttaacaaaaaaatcaaacgaatatttgttgaaaattttgatgaagaagatgatgacAATTAATTAATGCTTGAGTTAAACAGCCCTTAGATTAGTTGATCTGAAGCCCAACTCATGCACGCTTAACGAAACTTTTTGAACGTTGGGTGAAAATAGCATTAAATTGCATAGCTTGAGGCGTAAACCACCCATTACGCCCAAGTGTAGGCAATTGATGTGAGATCGAAGCATGCTAACGATGCTACAGCTTGGTAACGTGTGTAAACGGTGTTACACCTAGTTTTGAAAAGGGGTTTTTAAGCGAAGGGTTTAGTTTTGGGTGACTGAAGCCACCCACTTACAAGTTTTGCTTGTACACAGgaattttgtacaatttagCCTTCTATGCAAGCTGGTGAATATTGCAACCAGATCTGGGCGTGAGACTCGCTTTGGAACTGCTATGCTGCTCCACTCCCCCCCATTGTAAACCCTCCCACTGGCCAGAAATgttaatataaaacaaaaatattcgaTTACATTTAATTGGCATTGCATTTTCAACGAAACATCATTTTTGTACGAACTTTAACCAAGAAATGCCCCGTAACCATGTTGGGTTTCTCGCTTGATCGCCCGTTCAAGTCTTATGTAACAGAAGCGTCAAAACTGTGTCCCGCTAGAGCGACCAACGCGCATCTCCTCGCACAATCGGGGATGGAGAATCTGCCCTCTGATTTGTATGCGACGAGTGTGCCATGCACAAACACCGAGCCCACTGGCTTCACTGGCTCCCAAAACCTGTCCTTCCAGCCCCCAAAAAGCACCAGGCCTTTAAGGCTTTTTCTCACTCAAACACGGTCACtgatcttttcttctttcttgagTTGAGCGagggagcgagagaaaaagagaggagAGTTGTGTTCGGAGAGTGAATGTGCGTGCGTACAGATCGCGCGTAGGTGAGCTAGATTAGGAGAGTGCGAGCGAGCTTTCTGAGGGGCAAAACTTGTTTCTTACACGAGAGTTCCCGTCAGTGAGAAGTTGGAGCTGGCAAGATCAACACAACTCCATCTTAGACGAGGTGCTTTCGGGCGCGCGTAGCGCCGTGCtggttgtgttcttttttgtgtgctgctgtttctgctgttgctgttactGTACACTCTATTCTTCTATTCGCTTCTACCGCTGTCGGTTACCAGATTTTCGGAACGGTACAACAGCTGTTTAAGGGTGTGATCGTCAAAAAGGTAAAGCCAATTAAACTCCCcaaaaaaacggtgaaaatgCAGTGAAAAGGTGCGTGTGGAAAATACGGTGAGCGTGAATGCGAAAAAGCGTAGTGaataacgcacacacacacacacacacacacccttagGTCGAGCTACCATTAAGGCTCGAGGGCAGAAGTGATTTAAAGCGTCCCATTTCCCATCCCCTCCCATCGACATCGTCATTTCGTGCAGC
This genomic window from Anopheles maculipalpis chromosome 2RL, idAnoMacuDA_375_x, whole genome shotgun sequence contains:
- the LOC126557166 gene encoding nose resistant to fluoxetine protein 6; its protein translation is MKRERMWRSTLLLLSVFGALLQQISGQDVNVSSPVEETDENINFSFDRLILLEEKLTVFDIKRIASGWSTLRPRLSAQCGEQMTQYLQGLQQEKLWALKMDDSSGKYTKGFFWGNNYWTGSMDQCSYIHQNDSASDPAPKKKGRNTDITYINGNFLGSSEMEHQNPPFMPGFYMAKILINGTESFNAIRTVVVGLCLPSACSIADVETLLKLDISRRHVEQELVSVRSPTLNNFSLWDDFTFRILFIFSVIVVILLISGTGYDLVLRRRYKAKMRIKSYCKELTGDMTNGLGCTTYDLTRREPEENGKGNCTVIRVPTSVNNNNSDENLAVELTATEETKLSLWAELLLSFSVVTNFKAICDKNVGNDTIPSIHGLRAISMAWVILGHTMIVVFKYSDNMELRKVVEKEFLFQIVLNGAYSVDTFFFISGFLVSFIYFRTNAKGKLEKLTKGVNEFTAGTFHFFGLVGYRFVRLTAPYLYVLGVVEVVMRYLEQNSVFEPPTQDHINCPKYWWRNILYINTLFPVEQMCMLWSWYLADDTQFYIIGALILIIAVRHFKFAATMMSVFMVSAWATTAYIAFSNNHMPDADDPFALFDKIYDKPWTRLGPYLVGMSVGWILFKTNCKIKMSLLTVISGWVTSTMMMLYLLFGLYNTTLTQTAAAAYSSLSHTGWAIGCGWVIVACSSGYGGWVNKLLSTPILYPFSRVTYCAYLVHPIINRIFALESDSPIHMTPNALTTVYLGQVVSSYVLAFIISLSFEAPVVTMLKILSPNRKKRI